Proteins from a genomic interval of Diaminobutyricimonas aerilata:
- a CDS encoding proline--tRNA ligase, giving the protein MPTRLTQLFLRTLREDPADAEVQSHRLLVRAGYIRRQGPGIFAWLPLGLRVKARIEKIIREEMAAAGAQEVHFPALLPKEPYERSGRWETYGDGIFRLKDRKGADYLLAPTHEEMFTLMVKDLYSSYKDLPLSIYQIQDKYRDEARPRAGLLRGREFTMKDAYSFDYTDEGLEISYMAQRDAYERIFSRLGLEYVIVAADNGLMGGARSEEFLHPTPIGEDSFVRTDGGYAANVEAFTTVAPDPQPTEGLPEATILDSPGTPTIATLVDLANDRYPREDRAWTAADTLKNVVLALTHLDGTRELVVIGIPGDRDVDMKRVEVAFAPADVEPATEADFDSNAGLVKGYIGPWSPTGPVLGLESATNIRYLLDPRVVDGTSWITGANEHEKHVFGLVAGRDFVGDGWVEAAEVRPGDPSPDGSGPVEIARGMEIGHVFQLGRFFAEELGLKVLDENGKLVTVTMGSYGIGVTRILAVIAESNNDEKGLIWPAEVSPFDVHVVATGKDAAVFEVADALAGRLEQGGLEVLYDDRPKVSPGVKFGDAELIGVPTIVIVGRDAAEGFVELWDRRSGERVKLSVDEVVARIG; this is encoded by the coding sequence GTGCCCACTCGCCTGACCCAGCTCTTCCTCCGCACCCTCCGCGAAGACCCCGCCGACGCCGAGGTGCAGAGCCACCGCCTGCTCGTGCGCGCCGGCTACATCCGCCGGCAGGGACCGGGCATCTTCGCCTGGCTCCCGCTCGGTTTGCGGGTGAAGGCCCGGATCGAGAAGATCATCCGCGAGGAGATGGCCGCCGCGGGTGCCCAGGAGGTGCACTTCCCGGCGTTGCTGCCGAAGGAGCCCTACGAGCGCTCCGGCCGCTGGGAGACCTACGGCGACGGCATCTTCCGTCTCAAGGACCGCAAGGGCGCCGACTACCTGCTCGCACCCACCCATGAGGAGATGTTCACCCTCATGGTCAAAGACCTGTACTCCTCGTACAAGGACCTGCCCCTGTCGATCTACCAGATCCAGGACAAGTACCGCGACGAGGCCCGCCCGCGCGCCGGTCTGCTGCGCGGCCGCGAGTTCACGATGAAGGACGCCTACTCGTTCGACTACACCGACGAGGGGCTCGAGATCAGCTACATGGCGCAGCGCGACGCCTACGAGCGGATCTTCTCCCGCCTCGGCCTCGAGTACGTCATCGTCGCCGCCGACAACGGCCTGATGGGCGGTGCCCGCAGCGAGGAGTTCCTGCACCCGACTCCCATCGGCGAGGACTCCTTCGTGCGCACGGACGGCGGATACGCCGCCAATGTCGAGGCGTTCACGACCGTCGCCCCTGACCCGCAGCCCACTGAGGGGCTGCCCGAGGCGACGATCCTCGACTCGCCCGGAACTCCGACGATCGCGACGCTCGTCGACCTCGCGAACGATCGCTACCCGCGTGAGGACCGCGCCTGGACGGCGGCCGACACCCTCAAGAACGTCGTGCTCGCCCTGACCCACCTCGACGGCACCCGCGAGCTCGTCGTCATCGGCATCCCCGGTGACCGCGACGTGGACATGAAGCGCGTCGAGGTGGCGTTCGCGCCCGCCGACGTCGAGCCCGCGACCGAGGCGGACTTCGACTCGAACGCCGGTCTCGTGAAGGGCTACATCGGCCCCTGGTCGCCCACCGGACCCGTGCTGGGCCTCGAGTCGGCGACGAACATCCGGTACCTGCTCGACCCGCGCGTCGTGGACGGCACCTCGTGGATCACCGGGGCCAACGAGCACGAGAAGCACGTGTTCGGTCTCGTCGCCGGTCGCGACTTCGTCGGCGACGGATGGGTCGAGGCGGCGGAGGTGCGCCCCGGCGACCCGTCGCCCGACGGTTCCGGACCGGTCGAGATCGCCCGCGGCATGGAGATCGGGCACGTGTTCCAGCTCGGCCGGTTCTTCGCCGAGGAGCTCGGGCTCAAGGTTCTCGACGAGAACGGCAAGCTCGTGACGGTCACGATGGGCTCTTACGGCATCGGCGTCACGCGCATCCTCGCCGTCATCGCCGAGAGCAACAACGACGAGAAGGGCCTCATCTGGCCCGCCGAGGTTAGCCCGTTCGACGTGCACGTCGTCGCCACCGGCAAGGATGCGGCGGTGTTCGAGGTCGCGGATGCGCTCGCCGGCCGCCTCGAGCAGGGCGGACTCGAGGTGCTCTACGACGACCGTCCGAAGGTCTCGCCGGGCGTCAAGTTCGGCGACGCGGAGCTCATCGGAGTACCGACGATCGTCATCGTCGGCCGCGACGCCGCGGAGGGATTCGTCGAGCTGTGGGACCGCCGCAGCGGCGAGCGCGTCAAGCTCTCGGTCGACGAGGTCGTCGCCCGTATCGGCTGA